The Mauremys reevesii isolate NIE-2019 linkage group 1, ASM1616193v1, whole genome shotgun sequence genome has a segment encoding these proteins:
- the SBF1 gene encoding myotubularin-related protein 5 isoform X2 — protein MARLADYFVLVGYELDKRGSRDGQGQILQRFPEKDWEDNPFPQGIELFCQPSGWQLFTERNPPTFFVAVLTDISSERHYCACFTFWEAVESAQSQSHSRNGEEEEEESSSLVQPAQLFAPKSLVLVSRLDHTEVFRNSLGLIYTIYVDGLSASLENVIGNLLTCTIPITGGAQRTISLGAGDRQVIQTPINDSLPVSSCSVALLFRQLGITNVLCLFCAALTEHKILFLSSSYQRLTDGCRALLALMFPLKYSFTYVPILPAQLLEVLSTPTPFIIGVSSIFQSETQELLDVVIADLDGGTVTIPECIHISLLPEPLLHQTREALSMILDPELEVADLAFPPSTVSASSLKMQDKEIRAVFLRLFAQLLQGYRWCLHIIRIHPEPVIRFHKAAFLGQRGLVEDDFLTKVLEGMAFAGFVTERGAPYRAIDLFDELVAYEVKRMRAEEGSKQKILRHIKELAEQLYKNENPYPAVTMHKVQKPTDGCHLRLHQRPFPRLDEGTVQWIIDQATAKLQTAPPAVKAEKKCMVPSGPPIAAIMERNGSALANSARRLEVVRNCISYVFENKMLEAKKLLPAVLRAMKGRAARHCLTQELNLHVQQNRAVLDHQQFDFIVRVMNCCLQDCTAMDEHGIAAALLPLVTAFCRKLSPGITQFAYSCVQEHVVWTNIQFWEAMFYCDVQNHIRALYLESNEENHLDEDGKEGPQEEKSALEIASEQRRLWPTMSREKQQELIQKEESTVFSQAIHYANRMSYLLLPLDTSKNRLLRSSGLGDVESVSNSFVTNSIAGSVAESYDTESGFEDAESSDVANYVVRFINRFVDKVCTESGVTNEHLKGLHIMIPDIVQMHIETLDAVHRESKRLPPIQKPKLLRPSLLVGEECVMEGLRVYLMPDGREEASGGNIGGPPLLPAEGAIFLTTYRIVFKGTPTDPLVGEQVVVRSFPIASLTKEKKISVQPQVDQLIQKEKKISVPAQVDQLIQEVLQLRSCTFQLLRIAFDEEVASESAEVFRKHLHKLRYPQHVRGTFAFTVGQSPKQAMQPKAKEKNPSLSSQQVTDMFQGLAVGVISLGHLGHSSTTLSKNLMKNAKKTIGRPYVTRKKYTPPTWEQRSSQHFQEDDEDEISDKMTMSHLVERACCRDYQRMGLGTLSNSLTRSKNEPFRISTVNRMYAICRSYPGLLIVPQSIQDNTIQRISRCYRQSRFPVVCWRNSRTKAVLLRSGGLHGKGVVGLFKSQNAPTAGQSQTDSTSLEQEKYLQAVINSMPHYADASGRNTLSGFTSAHMSSADSSDKRQPKLGSLMKQVMGGKDDGPGTISRGALGPRARVVTLSTPKGASVKGRESPRGKWGSIRASGRMSNYVLNMEIGSRLAGKDLLSAQHNGAPSEASFLRQHRASLYIIGDKSQLKGVKPDPLQHWEVVPIEVFDVRQVKASFKKLMKACVPGSPSTDPSLAYLRTLEESEWLSQIHKILQISVLVVELLDTGSSVLVSLEDGWDITTQVVSLVQLLSDPYYRTMEGFRLLVEKEWLSFGHRFSHRGAQTLAGQGSGFAPVFLQFLDCVHQIHLQFPMEFEFTQYYLKFLSYHYVSNRFRTFLLDSDYERIELGLLYEEKGERKSQQVYKSIWEYIDRLNKKTPVFFNYMYAPEDGEVLRPYSNISNLKVWDYYTQEVLSEGPSYDWELVQGQPEHVEEVDRQDSSAPQTKRKIIWPCYDNRSRVEPDAISKLLEELHNLEAELGQVPERWKDTWDKVKASQRTEARQEASRMASSSLLMSSSLLPHRRSLGVYLQESSVGSTLNLSLDSDTSSTSTPSSGKQGGRKSTSNLYSQFQMSESENRSYEGTLYKKGAFMKPWKPRWFVLDKTKHQLRYYDNRMDTECKGIIDLAEVESITPGTPTMGAPKTVEEKAFFDLKTTKRVYNFCAQDVQLAQQWIDRIQSCLSDA, from the exons AGGACGATCTCTCTAGGGGCTGGCGACAGGCAGGTGATCCAGACGCCCATCAATGACTCTCTCCCCGTCAGCAGCTGCAGCGTAGCACTGCTCTTCCGGCAGCTCG GGATCACCAACGTGTTGTGTCTCTTCTGTGCTGCACTCACCGAACACAAGATCCTGTTTCTCTCCAGCAGTTATCAGAGACTCACAGACGGCTGCCGGGCCCTGCTTGCGCTCATGTTCCCCCTCAAGTACAG TTTCACGTACGTGCCCATCTTACCTGCACAGCTCCTTGAGGTGCTCAGCACTCCCACGCCCTTCATCATTGGCGTCAGCTCCATCTTCCAGTCGGAGACTCAGGAACTG TTGGATGTCGTCATAGCAGATCTGGATGGTGGGACGGTGACCATCCCAGAGTGCATTCACATCTCCCTGCTGCCTGAGCCACTGCTCCATCAGACACGAGAAGCCCTCTCCATG ATCTTGGACCCTGAGCTGGAGGTAGCAGACTTAGCATTCCCCCCATCAACcgtctctgcctcctccctcaaaATGCAG GACAAGGAGATCCGAGCTGTCTTCCTCCGTTTGTTTGCACAGCTGCTGCAGGGCTACCGCTGGTGCCTGCACATCATCCGAATCCACCCAGAGCCAGTCATCCGCTTCCACAAG GCAGCCTTCCTCGGTCAGAGGGGGCTGGTGGAGGATGACTTCCTCACCAAGGTCCTGGAGGGCATGGCGTTCGCTGGCTTTGTGACCGAGAGGGGCGCCCCATACCGAGCAATTGACCTGTTTGATGAG ctGGTCGCCTATGAAGTGAAGCGGATGCGTGCCGAGGAGGGGAGCAAGCAGAAAATACTGCGGCACATCAAGGAGCTGGCAGAGCAGCTCTATAAAAAT GAGAACCCATACCCCGCAGTGACAATGCACAAGGTGCAGAAGCCCACGGATGGCTGCCACCTGCGCCTACACCAGAGGCCTTTTCCCCGCTTGGACGAGGGGACAGTCCAGTGGATCATCGACCAGGCCACTGCCAAGCTGCAGACAGCCCCGCCGGCTGTGAAGGCGGAGAAGAAGTGTATGGTGCCATCGGGACCCCCCATTG CTGCCATCATGGAGCGCAATGGCAGTGCCCTGGCCAACAGCGCCCGCCGCCTGGAGGTGGTCAGGAACTGCATCTCCTACGTCTTCGAGAACAAGATGCTAGAAGCCAAAAAG CTGCTTCCAGCTGTGCTAAGGGCCATGAAGGGCCGAGCAGCCAGACACTGCCTGACTCAGGAGTTGAACCTGCATGTGCAGCAGAACAGAGCCGTACTGGACCACCAACAATTCGACTTCATTGTCCGCGTGATGAACTGCTGTTTACAG gACTGCACTGCCATGGATGAGCATGGGATTGCAGCAGCACTTTTGCCACTAGTCACTGCTTTCTGCCGA aAACTGAGCCCGGGCATCACGCAGTTTGCCTACAGCTGTGTGCAGGAACACGTCGTATGGACCAACATCCAGTTCTGGGAGGCCATGTTCTACTGCGACGTGCAGAACCACATCCGAGCCCTGTACCTGGAGAGCAATGAGGAGAACCACTTGGATGAG GACGGCAAGGAGGGGCCTCAGGAAGAGAAATCTGCCCTGGAGATTGCGTCGGAGCAGCGGAGGCTGTGGCCTACCATGAGCCGagagaagcagcaggagctgatCCAGAAGGAGGAGAGCACGGTCTTCAGCCAGGCCATCCACTACGCCAACCGCATGAGctacctgctgctgcccctcgaCACCAGCAAGAACCGGCTGCTGCGCAGCTCGGGGCTGGGCGACGTGGAGAGCGTCAGCAACAGCTTTGTCACCAACAG CATTGCCGGCAGCGTGGCCGAAAGCTACGACACGGAAAGTGGGTTTGAGGATGCCGAGAGCTCCGACGTGGCCAACTACGTGGTACGCTTCATCAACCGCTTCGTGGACAAGGTGTGCACGGAGAGCGGCGTCACCAACGAGCACCTGAAGGGGCTGCACATCATGATCCCTG ACATCGTGCAGATGCACATAGAGACACTGGATGCTGTGCACAGGGAGAGCAAGAGGCTCCCTCCTATTCAGAAG cccaagctGCTACGCCCCAGCCTGCTGGTGGGCGAGGAGTGTGTCATGGAAGGGCTCCGCGTGTACCTCATGCCTGACGGACGTGAAGAAGCTTCCGGAGGCAATATTgggggccccccactgctccctgccgAAGGAGCCATCTTCCTCACCACTTACCGCATCGTTTTCAAGGGCACCCCCACAGACCCGCTGG TGGGGGAGCAGGTTGTGGTCCGGTCCTTCCCCATTGCCTCGTTGACCAAAGAGAAGAAGATCAGCGTCCAGCCCCAGGTGGATCAGCTCATCCAGAAAGAGAAGAAGATCAGCGTCCCGGCCCAGGTGGATCAGCTcatccaggaggtgctgcagctgcGCTCATGCACATTCCAG CTGCTGCGGATCGCCTTTGACGAGGAGGTGGCTTCAGAGAGCGCCGAGGTCTTCAGGAAGCACCTGCACAAGCTGCGCTATCCCCAGCATGTACGTGGCACCTTCGCCTTCACCGTGGGCCAGTCACCCAAGCAAGCCATGCAGCCCAAGGCCAAGGAGAAAAACCCCTCACTCAG CTCCCAGCAGGTGACCGATATGTTCCAGGGCCTGGCAGTGGGTGTCATATCCCTCGGGCACCTTGGCCATTCATCCAC GACACTTTCCAAGAACCTGATGAAGAATGCCAAGAAGACCATTGGCCGACCGTACGTGACCCGCAAGAAGTACACGCCGCCTACCTGGGAGCAGCGCAGCAGTCAGCACTTCCAGGAGGATGACGAGGATGAAATCTCAG ACAAGATGACCATGAGCCACCTAGTAGAGCGAGCCTGCTGCCGTGACTACCAGAGGATGGGGCTGGGCACGCTGAGTAACAGCCTCACCCGCTCCAAGAACGAGCCCTTCCGCATCTCCACGGTGAACCGCATGTACGCCATCTGCCGGAG TTACCCGGGGCTGCTGATCGTCCCGCAGAGCATCCAGGACAACACCATCCAGAGGATCTCACGCTGCTACCGCCAGAGCCGCTTCCCTGTCGTCTGCTGGAGGAACTCCCGCACCAAGGCCGTGCTGCTGAGGTCGGGGGGGCTGCACGGCAAGGGTGTCGTGGGCCTTTTCAAGTCGCAGAACGCCCCTACTGCAG GCCAGTCGCAAACGGACTCCACCAGCCTGGAGCAGGAGAAATACCTGCAGGCAGTGATCAACTCCATGCCGCACTATGCTGATGCCAGCGGGCGCAATACGCTCAGCGGCTTCACCTCTGCGCACATGAGCAGCGCAG ATTCTTCCGACAAGAGGCAGCCCAAGCTGGGATCGCTCATGAAGCAGGTGATGGGAGGGAAGGACGATGGGCCAGGCACTATTAGCCGAGGAG CGCTAGGTCCCAGAGCTAGGGTGGTCACTCTGTCCACCCCCAAGGGTGCATCGGTGAAGGGCCGCGAAAGTCCCCGAG GCAAGTGGGGCAGCATCCGGGCCAGCGGGCGCATGAGCAACTACGTCTTGAACATGGAGATCGGGTCCCGCCTGgcagggaaggacctgctgagcgctcagcacaatggggccccctCTGAGGCCAGCTTCCTGcgccagcaccgggcctccctCTACATCATTGGGGACAAGTCGCAGCTGAAG GGAGTGAAGCCAGACCCATTGCAGCACTGGGAGGTGGTGCCCATCGAGGTGTTTGACGTGCGGCAGGTGAAGGCCAGTTTCAAAAAGCTGATGAAGGCCTGCGTGCCCGGCAGCCCCTCCACAGACCCCAGTCTCGCCTATCTGCGGACCCTGGAGGAGTCCGAATGGCTGTCCCAG ATCCACAAGATCCTGCAGATCTCGGTGCTGGTGGTGGAGCTGCTGGATACAGGTTCCTCTGTGCTGGTCAGTTTGGAGGATGGCTGGGATATCACCACGCAG gtGGTGTCCCTGGTGCAGCTGCTGTCAGACCCCTACTACCGGACGATGGAGGGCTTCCGGCTCCTCGTCGAGAAGGAGTGGCTGTCCTTCGGGCACCGCTTCAGCCACCGCGGAGCCCAGACCCTCGCCGGTCAGGGCAGCGGCTTCGCTCCTGTCTTCCTGCAGTTCCTGGACTGTGTCCATCAG ATCCACCTCCAGTTCCCCATGGAGTTTGAGTTCACCCAGTACTACCTGAAGTTCCTCAGCTACCACTACGTCTCCAATCGGTTCCGCACCTTCCTGCTGGACTCGGACTACGAGCGGATCGAGCTGG gcctcctgtatgaagAGAAGGGCGAGCGGAAGAGCCAGCAGGTCTACAAGTCCATCTGGGAGTACATCGACCGGCTGAACAAGAAAACCCCCGTCTTCTTCAACTACATGTACGCCCCCGAGGATGGGGAG GTGCTGAGGCCGTACAGTAACATCTCCAACCTGAAGGTGTGGGACTACTACACCCAGGAGGTCCTGTCCGAGGGCCCCTCCTACGACTGGGAGCTGGTGCAGGGGCAGCCGGAGCACGTGGAGGAGGTGGATCGGCAGGACTCCAGTGCTCCGCAGACCAAGCGCAAAATCATCTGGCCGTGCTACGACAACCGCAGCCGAGTGGAGCCCGACGCCATCTCCAAGCTGCTGGAG GAGCTGCACAACCTGGAGGCGGAGCTGGGCCAGGTGCCGGAGCGCTGGAAGGACACGTGGGACAAGGTCAAAGCCTCCCAGCGCACAGAGGCCCGGCAGGAGGCCAGCAGG ATGGCGTCCAGTTCCCTTCTGATGTCCTCCAGCCTGTTGCCCCACCGGCGCTCGCTGGGGGTCTACCTGCAGGAGAGCAGCGTGGGCTCCACCCTGAACCTCAGCCTGGACAGCGACACCAGCAGCACCTCCACCCCGTCCAGCGGGAAGCAGGGGGGCCGCAAGAGCACCAGCAACCTCTACAGCCAGTTCCAGATGTCGGAGAGCGAGAACAG GTCCTACGAGGGGACTCTCTACAAGAAAGGAGCCTTCATGAAGCCCTGGAAGCCCCGCTGGTTCGTGCTGGATAAAACCAAACATCAG CTGCGGTACTATGACAACCGGATGGACACGGAGTGCAAAGGGATCATTGACCTGGCAGAAGTGGAGTCCATCACCCCCGGCACCCCCACCATGGGGGCCCCCAAGACAGTGGAGGAGAAGGCCTTCTTCGAT CTGAAGACGACGAAACGAGTTTACAATTTCTGTGCCCAGGACGTGCAGCTGGCCCAGCAGTGGATCGACCGCATCCAGAGCTGCTTGTCAGACGCGTGA
- the SBF1 gene encoding myotubularin-related protein 5 isoform X1, translating to MARLADYFVLVGYELDKRGSRDGQGQILQRFPEKDWEDNPFPQGIELFCQPSGWQLFTERNPPTFFVAVLTDISSERHYCACFTFWEAVESAQSQSHSRNGEEEEEESSSLVQPAQLFAPKSLVLVSRLDHTEVFRNSLGLIYTIYVDGLSASLENVIGNLLTCTIPITGGAQRTISLGAGDRQVIQTPINDSLPVSSCSVALLFRQLGITNVLCLFCAALTEHKILFLSSSYQRLTDGCRALLALMFPLKYSFTYVPILPAQLLEVLSTPTPFIIGVSSIFQSETQELLDVVIADLDGGTVTIPECIHISLLPEPLLHQTREALSMILDPELEVADLAFPPSTVSASSLKMQDKEIRAVFLRLFAQLLQGYRWCLHIIRIHPEPVIRFHKAAFLGQRGLVEDDFLTKVLEGMAFAGFVTERGAPYRAIDLFDELVAYEVKRMRAEEGSKQKILRHIKELAEQLYKNENPYPAVTMHKVQKPTDGCHLRLHQRPFPRLDEGTVQWIIDQATAKLQTAPPAVKAEKKCMVPSGPPIAAIMERNGSALANSARRLEVVRNCISYVFENKMLEAKKLLPAVLRAMKGRAARHCLTQELNLHVQQNRAVLDHQQFDFIVRVMNCCLQDCTAMDEHGIAAALLPLVTAFCRKLSPGITQFAYSCVQEHVVWTNIQFWEAMFYCDVQNHIRALYLESNEENHLDEDGKEGPQEEKSALEIASEQRRLWPTMSREKQQELIQKEESTVFSQAIHYANRMSYLLLPLDTSKNRLLRSSGLGDVESVSNSFVTNSIAGSVAESYDTESGFEDAESSDVANYVVRFINRFVDKVCTESGVTNEHLKGLHIMIPDIVQMHIETLDAVHRESKRLPPIQKPKLLRPSLLVGEECVMEGLRVYLMPDGREEASGGNIGGPPLLPAEGAIFLTTYRIVFKGTPTDPLVGEQVVVRSFPIASLTKEKKISVQPQVDQLIQKEKKISVPAQVDQLIQEVLQLRSCTFQLLRIAFDEEVASESAEVFRKHLHKLRYPQHVRGTFAFTVGQSPKQAMQPKAKEKNPSLSSQQVTDMFQGLAVGVISLGHLGHSSTTLSKNLMKNAKKTIGRPYVTRKKYTPPTWEQRSSQHFQEDDEDEISVSEEIDRSTLTPSTIIKPSDKMTMSHLVERACCRDYQRMGLGTLSNSLTRSKNEPFRISTVNRMYAICRSYPGLLIVPQSIQDNTIQRISRCYRQSRFPVVCWRNSRTKAVLLRSGGLHGKGVVGLFKSQNAPTAGQSQTDSTSLEQEKYLQAVINSMPHYADASGRNTLSGFTSAHMSSADSSDKRQPKLGSLMKQVMGGKDDGPGTISRGALGPRARVVTLSTPKGASVKGRESPRGKWGSIRASGRMSNYVLNMEIGSRLAGKDLLSAQHNGAPSEASFLRQHRASLYIIGDKSQLKGVKPDPLQHWEVVPIEVFDVRQVKASFKKLMKACVPGSPSTDPSLAYLRTLEESEWLSQIHKILQISVLVVELLDTGSSVLVSLEDGWDITTQVVSLVQLLSDPYYRTMEGFRLLVEKEWLSFGHRFSHRGAQTLAGQGSGFAPVFLQFLDCVHQIHLQFPMEFEFTQYYLKFLSYHYVSNRFRTFLLDSDYERIELGLLYEEKGERKSQQVYKSIWEYIDRLNKKTPVFFNYMYAPEDGEVLRPYSNISNLKVWDYYTQEVLSEGPSYDWELVQGQPEHVEEVDRQDSSAPQTKRKIIWPCYDNRSRVEPDAISKLLEELHNLEAELGQVPERWKDTWDKVKASQRTEARQEASRMASSSLLMSSSLLPHRRSLGVYLQESSVGSTLNLSLDSDTSSTSTPSSGKQGGRKSTSNLYSQFQMSESENRSYEGTLYKKGAFMKPWKPRWFVLDKTKHQLRYYDNRMDTECKGIIDLAEVESITPGTPTMGAPKTVEEKAFFDLKTTKRVYNFCAQDVQLAQQWIDRIQSCLSDA from the exons AGGACGATCTCTCTAGGGGCTGGCGACAGGCAGGTGATCCAGACGCCCATCAATGACTCTCTCCCCGTCAGCAGCTGCAGCGTAGCACTGCTCTTCCGGCAGCTCG GGATCACCAACGTGTTGTGTCTCTTCTGTGCTGCACTCACCGAACACAAGATCCTGTTTCTCTCCAGCAGTTATCAGAGACTCACAGACGGCTGCCGGGCCCTGCTTGCGCTCATGTTCCCCCTCAAGTACAG TTTCACGTACGTGCCCATCTTACCTGCACAGCTCCTTGAGGTGCTCAGCACTCCCACGCCCTTCATCATTGGCGTCAGCTCCATCTTCCAGTCGGAGACTCAGGAACTG TTGGATGTCGTCATAGCAGATCTGGATGGTGGGACGGTGACCATCCCAGAGTGCATTCACATCTCCCTGCTGCCTGAGCCACTGCTCCATCAGACACGAGAAGCCCTCTCCATG ATCTTGGACCCTGAGCTGGAGGTAGCAGACTTAGCATTCCCCCCATCAACcgtctctgcctcctccctcaaaATGCAG GACAAGGAGATCCGAGCTGTCTTCCTCCGTTTGTTTGCACAGCTGCTGCAGGGCTACCGCTGGTGCCTGCACATCATCCGAATCCACCCAGAGCCAGTCATCCGCTTCCACAAG GCAGCCTTCCTCGGTCAGAGGGGGCTGGTGGAGGATGACTTCCTCACCAAGGTCCTGGAGGGCATGGCGTTCGCTGGCTTTGTGACCGAGAGGGGCGCCCCATACCGAGCAATTGACCTGTTTGATGAG ctGGTCGCCTATGAAGTGAAGCGGATGCGTGCCGAGGAGGGGAGCAAGCAGAAAATACTGCGGCACATCAAGGAGCTGGCAGAGCAGCTCTATAAAAAT GAGAACCCATACCCCGCAGTGACAATGCACAAGGTGCAGAAGCCCACGGATGGCTGCCACCTGCGCCTACACCAGAGGCCTTTTCCCCGCTTGGACGAGGGGACAGTCCAGTGGATCATCGACCAGGCCACTGCCAAGCTGCAGACAGCCCCGCCGGCTGTGAAGGCGGAGAAGAAGTGTATGGTGCCATCGGGACCCCCCATTG CTGCCATCATGGAGCGCAATGGCAGTGCCCTGGCCAACAGCGCCCGCCGCCTGGAGGTGGTCAGGAACTGCATCTCCTACGTCTTCGAGAACAAGATGCTAGAAGCCAAAAAG CTGCTTCCAGCTGTGCTAAGGGCCATGAAGGGCCGAGCAGCCAGACACTGCCTGACTCAGGAGTTGAACCTGCATGTGCAGCAGAACAGAGCCGTACTGGACCACCAACAATTCGACTTCATTGTCCGCGTGATGAACTGCTGTTTACAG gACTGCACTGCCATGGATGAGCATGGGATTGCAGCAGCACTTTTGCCACTAGTCACTGCTTTCTGCCGA aAACTGAGCCCGGGCATCACGCAGTTTGCCTACAGCTGTGTGCAGGAACACGTCGTATGGACCAACATCCAGTTCTGGGAGGCCATGTTCTACTGCGACGTGCAGAACCACATCCGAGCCCTGTACCTGGAGAGCAATGAGGAGAACCACTTGGATGAG GACGGCAAGGAGGGGCCTCAGGAAGAGAAATCTGCCCTGGAGATTGCGTCGGAGCAGCGGAGGCTGTGGCCTACCATGAGCCGagagaagcagcaggagctgatCCAGAAGGAGGAGAGCACGGTCTTCAGCCAGGCCATCCACTACGCCAACCGCATGAGctacctgctgctgcccctcgaCACCAGCAAGAACCGGCTGCTGCGCAGCTCGGGGCTGGGCGACGTGGAGAGCGTCAGCAACAGCTTTGTCACCAACAG CATTGCCGGCAGCGTGGCCGAAAGCTACGACACGGAAAGTGGGTTTGAGGATGCCGAGAGCTCCGACGTGGCCAACTACGTGGTACGCTTCATCAACCGCTTCGTGGACAAGGTGTGCACGGAGAGCGGCGTCACCAACGAGCACCTGAAGGGGCTGCACATCATGATCCCTG ACATCGTGCAGATGCACATAGAGACACTGGATGCTGTGCACAGGGAGAGCAAGAGGCTCCCTCCTATTCAGAAG cccaagctGCTACGCCCCAGCCTGCTGGTGGGCGAGGAGTGTGTCATGGAAGGGCTCCGCGTGTACCTCATGCCTGACGGACGTGAAGAAGCTTCCGGAGGCAATATTgggggccccccactgctccctgccgAAGGAGCCATCTTCCTCACCACTTACCGCATCGTTTTCAAGGGCACCCCCACAGACCCGCTGG TGGGGGAGCAGGTTGTGGTCCGGTCCTTCCCCATTGCCTCGTTGACCAAAGAGAAGAAGATCAGCGTCCAGCCCCAGGTGGATCAGCTCATCCAGAAAGAGAAGAAGATCAGCGTCCCGGCCCAGGTGGATCAGCTcatccaggaggtgctgcagctgcGCTCATGCACATTCCAG CTGCTGCGGATCGCCTTTGACGAGGAGGTGGCTTCAGAGAGCGCCGAGGTCTTCAGGAAGCACCTGCACAAGCTGCGCTATCCCCAGCATGTACGTGGCACCTTCGCCTTCACCGTGGGCCAGTCACCCAAGCAAGCCATGCAGCCCAAGGCCAAGGAGAAAAACCCCTCACTCAG CTCCCAGCAGGTGACCGATATGTTCCAGGGCCTGGCAGTGGGTGTCATATCCCTCGGGCACCTTGGCCATTCATCCAC GACACTTTCCAAGAACCTGATGAAGAATGCCAAGAAGACCATTGGCCGACCGTACGTGACCCGCAAGAAGTACACGCCGCCTACCTGGGAGCAGCGCAGCAGTCAGCACTTCCAGGAGGATGACGAGGATGAAATCTCAG TGTCTGAAGAGATAGACAGgagcaccctgaccccctccacTATCATCAAACCTTCAGACAAGATGACCATGAGCCACCTAGTAGAGCGAGCCTGCTGCCGTGACTACCAGAGGATGGGGCTGGGCACGCTGAGTAACAGCCTCACCCGCTCCAAGAACGAGCCCTTCCGCATCTCCACGGTGAACCGCATGTACGCCATCTGCCGGAG TTACCCGGGGCTGCTGATCGTCCCGCAGAGCATCCAGGACAACACCATCCAGAGGATCTCACGCTGCTACCGCCAGAGCCGCTTCCCTGTCGTCTGCTGGAGGAACTCCCGCACCAAGGCCGTGCTGCTGAGGTCGGGGGGGCTGCACGGCAAGGGTGTCGTGGGCCTTTTCAAGTCGCAGAACGCCCCTACTGCAG GCCAGTCGCAAACGGACTCCACCAGCCTGGAGCAGGAGAAATACCTGCAGGCAGTGATCAACTCCATGCCGCACTATGCTGATGCCAGCGGGCGCAATACGCTCAGCGGCTTCACCTCTGCGCACATGAGCAGCGCAG ATTCTTCCGACAAGAGGCAGCCCAAGCTGGGATCGCTCATGAAGCAGGTGATGGGAGGGAAGGACGATGGGCCAGGCACTATTAGCCGAGGAG CGCTAGGTCCCAGAGCTAGGGTGGTCACTCTGTCCACCCCCAAGGGTGCATCGGTGAAGGGCCGCGAAAGTCCCCGAG GCAAGTGGGGCAGCATCCGGGCCAGCGGGCGCATGAGCAACTACGTCTTGAACATGGAGATCGGGTCCCGCCTGgcagggaaggacctgctgagcgctcagcacaatggggccccctCTGAGGCCAGCTTCCTGcgccagcaccgggcctccctCTACATCATTGGGGACAAGTCGCAGCTGAAG GGAGTGAAGCCAGACCCATTGCAGCACTGGGAGGTGGTGCCCATCGAGGTGTTTGACGTGCGGCAGGTGAAGGCCAGTTTCAAAAAGCTGATGAAGGCCTGCGTGCCCGGCAGCCCCTCCACAGACCCCAGTCTCGCCTATCTGCGGACCCTGGAGGAGTCCGAATGGCTGTCCCAG ATCCACAAGATCCTGCAGATCTCGGTGCTGGTGGTGGAGCTGCTGGATACAGGTTCCTCTGTGCTGGTCAGTTTGGAGGATGGCTGGGATATCACCACGCAG gtGGTGTCCCTGGTGCAGCTGCTGTCAGACCCCTACTACCGGACGATGGAGGGCTTCCGGCTCCTCGTCGAGAAGGAGTGGCTGTCCTTCGGGCACCGCTTCAGCCACCGCGGAGCCCAGACCCTCGCCGGTCAGGGCAGCGGCTTCGCTCCTGTCTTCCTGCAGTTCCTGGACTGTGTCCATCAG ATCCACCTCCAGTTCCCCATGGAGTTTGAGTTCACCCAGTACTACCTGAAGTTCCTCAGCTACCACTACGTCTCCAATCGGTTCCGCACCTTCCTGCTGGACTCGGACTACGAGCGGATCGAGCTGG gcctcctgtatgaagAGAAGGGCGAGCGGAAGAGCCAGCAGGTCTACAAGTCCATCTGGGAGTACATCGACCGGCTGAACAAGAAAACCCCCGTCTTCTTCAACTACATGTACGCCCCCGAGGATGGGGAG GTGCTGAGGCCGTACAGTAACATCTCCAACCTGAAGGTGTGGGACTACTACACCCAGGAGGTCCTGTCCGAGGGCCCCTCCTACGACTGGGAGCTGGTGCAGGGGCAGCCGGAGCACGTGGAGGAGGTGGATCGGCAGGACTCCAGTGCTCCGCAGACCAAGCGCAAAATCATCTGGCCGTGCTACGACAACCGCAGCCGAGTGGAGCCCGACGCCATCTCCAAGCTGCTGGAG GAGCTGCACAACCTGGAGGCGGAGCTGGGCCAGGTGCCGGAGCGCTGGAAGGACACGTGGGACAAGGTCAAAGCCTCCCAGCGCACAGAGGCCCGGCAGGAGGCCAGCAGG ATGGCGTCCAGTTCCCTTCTGATGTCCTCCAGCCTGTTGCCCCACCGGCGCTCGCTGGGGGTCTACCTGCAGGAGAGCAGCGTGGGCTCCACCCTGAACCTCAGCCTGGACAGCGACACCAGCAGCACCTCCACCCCGTCCAGCGGGAAGCAGGGGGGCCGCAAGAGCACCAGCAACCTCTACAGCCAGTTCCAGATGTCGGAGAGCGAGAACAG GTCCTACGAGGGGACTCTCTACAAGAAAGGAGCCTTCATGAAGCCCTGGAAGCCCCGCTGGTTCGTGCTGGATAAAACCAAACATCAG CTGCGGTACTATGACAACCGGATGGACACGGAGTGCAAAGGGATCATTGACCTGGCAGAAGTGGAGTCCATCACCCCCGGCACCCCCACCATGGGGGCCCCCAAGACAGTGGAGGAGAAGGCCTTCTTCGAT CTGAAGACGACGAAACGAGTTTACAATTTCTGTGCCCAGGACGTGCAGCTGGCCCAGCAGTGGATCGACCGCATCCAGAGCTGCTTGTCAGACGCGTGA